One Tolypothrix bouteillei VB521301 DNA window includes the following coding sequences:
- a CDS encoding rhomboid family intramembrane serine protease — protein MVPIRDDNPTTITPYVTYGLIAANIIAFLFEASLPAQELDGFLHLAAVVPRELTASFAGIPVNQPVPEWSTLITSQFLHAGLLHLGGNMLFLWIFGNNVEDKLGHIKYLLFYLTCGVLASLSQWYFAQNSSIPSLGASGAIAGVMGAYILRFPKAEILGIIPLGFFFPTFRVPAFFFLGFWFLQQAISGAASLEASTSVDTGGIAYWAHAGGFLFGAVLGPLLGLFNDKPKEEFWSGS, from the coding sequence GTGGTTCCAATTAGAGACGATAATCCTACGACAATTACGCCTTACGTCACTTACGGGCTGATTGCTGCCAACATCATAGCTTTTCTTTTTGAAGCAAGTCTGCCTGCACAAGAATTAGACGGATTTTTACACCTTGCTGCTGTTGTACCGCGAGAACTCACAGCTAGCTTTGCAGGAATTCCGGTTAATCAACCAGTACCAGAGTGGTCAACCTTGATTACCTCTCAATTCCTACACGCAGGTCTATTGCACCTGGGTGGTAATATGTTGTTTTTATGGATTTTTGGTAACAACGTTGAGGATAAGTTAGGGCACATTAAATATTTATTGTTCTATTTAACCTGTGGTGTTTTAGCATCTTTGAGTCAGTGGTATTTTGCACAAAATTCCTCAATTCCTTCTTTAGGAGCAAGTGGTGCGATCGCAGGTGTTATGGGTGCTTACATTCTTCGCTTTCCCAAAGCAGAAATTCTCGGTATTATCCCTCTAGGATTTTTCTTTCCCACATTTCGCGTCCCAGCATTCTTCTTCTTAGGGTTTTGGTTTCTTCAACAAGCCATTTCTGGAGCTGCTTCTTTAGAAGCATCCACCAGTGTTGATACTGGCGGTATTGCCTACTGGGCGCATGCAGGTGGTTTTCTCTTCGGTGCGGTTCTCGGTCCATTGCTCGGGTTGTTTAATGACAAACCAAAAGAAGAGTTTTGGTCAGGTAGTTAG
- the smpB gene encoding SsrA-binding protein SmpB, with protein MSEKSEGYKVISDNRQARYLYEILETYEAGIQLTGTEVKSIRAGKANLQDGYALLRDGEAWLINVHISPYTASGQYFNHEPRRTRKLLLRRDELRKLIGKVEQQGLTLIPLKMYLKRGWVKISIALAKGKKIHDKREDIKKRQDQREMQRAMKVY; from the coding sequence ATGAGTGAAAAAAGCGAAGGTTACAAAGTTATTAGCGACAATCGCCAAGCTCGGTATTTATACGAAATTCTGGAGACGTATGAAGCTGGTATTCAGCTTACAGGAACCGAGGTGAAGTCCATTCGTGCGGGTAAAGCAAATCTTCAAGATGGGTACGCTTTGCTTCGCGATGGAGAAGCATGGCTCATTAACGTCCATATTTCTCCTTACACGGCTAGCGGTCAGTATTTCAACCACGAACCCCGGCGCACGCGCAAGCTGTTGTTGCGTCGTGACGAACTTCGCAAGTTGATTGGCAAAGTCGAACAGCAAGGTTTAACGTTGATACCTCTTAAGATGTACCTCAAGCGGGGCTGGGTAAAAATTAGTATTGCCCTGGCAAAAGGTAAAAAAATTCACGATAAACGTGAAGACATTAAGAAACGCCAAGACCAGCGCGAGATGCAACGGGCGATGAAAGTCTATTAA
- a CDS encoding WGxxGxxG family protein, whose protein sequence is MKNKLTTAIGAGVIGLSLAMMPLTLPASAQTNNSDTGTGTTTGNTTTDTTTYRGDNDFDWGWLGLLGLLGLGGLAGRRHEEPARYRDPNAVGTSTYRE, encoded by the coding sequence ATGAAAAACAAATTGACTACAGCAATTGGTGCCGGCGTTATCGGTTTAAGCCTAGCTATGATGCCCCTCACTTTACCTGCTTCTGCTCAAACCAACAATAGCGATACTGGAACTGGAACCACCACCGGCAACACCACCACTGACACGACAACTTACCGTGGTGATAATGATTTTGATTGGGGTTGGTTGGGTTTACTTGGACTTTTAGGTTTAGGCGGTTTGGCTGGAAGACGCCATGAAGAACCAGCTCGTTATCGCGACCCCAATGCAGTTGGTACCTCTACTTATAGAGAATAA
- a CDS encoding IctB family putative bicarbonate transporter, which yields MNLIWQQFTLSYLPLKEYLSTSYLHRSVVGLLHSWRQSSIFLQWGEAIATALLSLIYGLAPFVANDLLGLILVACGGFWLLLTVSDETTSPNAPSVTPIHLPILLYWGVAVVATALSPVKKAAMTDLRNFTLYLLLFVLCARVLKFPRFRSWLIGLYLHVALIVSVYGLRQWFFGAPALATWVDPMSPLSKTTRVYSYLGNPNLLAGYLLPAVALSAVAIFAWRSWLTKALAVTMLVVNGACLILTFSRGGWIGLVVSVLTLLGLLYFWFSVHMPPFWRKWSLWLILGSLTGVLLLAILLVEPVRERFLSIFADRNDSSNNFRKNVWTAVFKMIEDYPLTGIGPGHNAFNKVYPLYQLPRYTALSAYSIFLEIAVETGFIGLASFLWLLVITFNTGILQLRRLRQSNSVDGFWIIGAIAAITGTLGHNTVDTVWFRPEVNTVWWLMVALIASYYKPIKRESVTA from the coding sequence ATGAATTTAATTTGGCAACAATTCACTTTATCTTACTTGCCGTTGAAAGAATACCTTAGCACCAGTTACCTGCACCGTTCTGTTGTGGGATTACTGCACTCTTGGCGGCAAAGTAGTATTTTCTTACAGTGGGGAGAAGCAATAGCAACAGCCTTGCTCAGCTTGATATATGGGCTAGCTCCTTTTGTGGCGAATGACCTACTCGGGTTGATATTGGTTGCTTGTGGAGGATTTTGGCTCCTGTTAACCGTATCTGACGAAACGACTTCACCAAATGCGCCCAGTGTGACTCCCATTCACCTGCCAATACTGCTTTATTGGGGGGTTGCTGTTGTAGCTACAGCACTATCACCTGTTAAGAAAGCGGCGATGACAGATTTAAGAAATTTTACGCTTTACTTGTTACTGTTTGTTCTTTGTGCGCGAGTTCTTAAGTTTCCTCGCTTTCGTTCCTGGTTGATTGGCTTGTATTTACACGTAGCTCTTATTGTAAGCGTGTATGGATTAAGACAATGGTTTTTTGGAGCACCAGCGCTGGCTACCTGGGTTGATCCAATGTCTCCTTTGTCAAAAACAACAAGAGTTTACAGTTATCTTGGCAATCCCAATTTATTAGCTGGATATCTTTTGCCAGCTGTCGCTTTAAGCGCAGTTGCCATTTTTGCATGGCGAAGTTGGTTGACGAAAGCTCTGGCTGTAACAATGCTAGTTGTTAATGGTGCATGTTTAATTCTAACTTTTAGCCGTGGCGGCTGGATTGGACTGGTTGTCTCTGTTTTAACTTTACTGGGATTGCTTTACTTTTGGTTCAGCGTACATATGCCACCTTTCTGGCGTAAATGGTCTTTGTGGTTAATATTAGGTAGTTTAACAGGCGTATTACTGCTGGCAATTTTACTTGTTGAACCCGTGAGAGAACGCTTCTTAAGTATTTTTGCTGACAGAAATGATAGTAGTAATAATTTTCGTAAGAATGTTTGGACTGCCGTTTTTAAGATGATTGAGGATTATCCCCTCACTGGGATTGGACCCGGTCACAACGCTTTTAACAAAGTCTATCCTCTTTACCAACTTCCCCGTTACACCGCCTTGAGTGCTTATTCTATTTTCTTAGAGATAGCTGTGGAAACTGGGTTTATTGGGTTAGCCAGTTTCTTGTGGCTGCTTGTTATCACTTTTAATACAGGTATTCTGCAATTACGGCGTTTGCGACAATCAAACAGTGTGGATGGCTTCTGGATTATTGGTGCGATCGCAGCCATAACAGGAACGCTCGGTCACAACACAGTTGATACCGTTTGGTTTCGTCCTGAGGTGAATACAGTTTGGTGGTTAATGGTCGCTTTGATTGCTAGCTACTACAAACCAATTAAACGCGAATCAGTAACAGCCTGA
- a CDS encoding GAF domain-containing sensor histidine kinase, translated as MVEPENKLFTLKDGWASQETREQQRLKALTDLGLRQPETIPVFEEATQTAAHFLEAQICVLGFVDQERHWFKSAIGLSRLGLMNQLAQSRQLSRRESFCTKVVESSQIVVIDDTHLLSGAERSTYSKLLQDYGIRAYLGAPLFDASGYCLGALAVMDLVPRKFTNRDIEFLQIIARWSMSEFERNRLLQAGSNTNIPMNVSSWSFQDTSNGEIRLNPSVFQKESIPVPTNQLKLALLAQLTQELRTPLTSVLGMAGVLGREIYGPLTTKQREYLEIIQHSGRYLLSLVNEISELGTIDENPLTLNLAPVDIEMLCQQAINTLEEAANRREQDIRLSIEPGRSRILPLDKDKVRQILYHLVFNVIQVSATGSVVRIHVSYKDNLVNITVWVSHPWLGDGITDVEPYFRLKSLAPMLEFTASTSTYSNGNSYSDLPEDVSDLPVMVEEPTELSSPVSDVLAIVSDLNSTKSSANVSRESLGLELSCRLAHLHGGQISVQGSSESGYRYVLSLPLVSSSTVESSSEF; from the coding sequence ATGGTAGAGCCTGAAAACAAACTATTTACGCTCAAAGATGGTTGGGCTTCTCAAGAGACGAGAGAACAACAACGTCTTAAGGCATTGACCGATTTAGGTTTACGTCAACCAGAGACAATTCCAGTTTTTGAAGAAGCGACTCAAACAGCCGCGCACTTTCTAGAAGCACAAATTTGTGTCTTAGGGTTTGTAGATCAAGAGCGCCACTGGTTCAAATCAGCTATAGGCTTATCCAGACTTGGGCTGATGAACCAACTCGCACAAAGTCGTCAACTCTCACGTCGGGAATCTTTCTGCACGAAGGTCGTAGAAAGCTCGCAAATCGTTGTGATTGATGATACACATCTTCTCTCTGGTGCAGAACGTTCCACTTATAGTAAGTTGTTGCAAGATTACGGTATTCGCGCATATCTAGGAGCACCGTTGTTTGATGCTTCAGGTTATTGCTTGGGTGCGCTAGCAGTGATGGATTTAGTCCCGCGTAAATTTACCAACAGAGATATTGAATTTTTACAAATCATAGCTCGCTGGAGCATGAGTGAATTTGAACGCAATCGACTGCTACAGGCTGGCTCAAATACCAATATTCCCATGAATGTTTCTTCTTGGTCATTCCAAGATACTAGCAATGGTGAGATTCGGCTCAACCCAAGTGTTTTTCAAAAAGAATCAATTCCAGTTCCCACCAATCAGCTTAAATTAGCACTATTAGCGCAATTGACTCAAGAGTTACGTACTCCCTTGACATCTGTATTGGGTATGGCTGGTGTTTTAGGACGCGAGATTTACGGTCCTTTGACAACCAAACAGAGAGAGTATTTGGAAATAATTCAACACAGCGGTCGATATTTACTGTCCCTAGTGAATGAAATTTCTGAACTTGGAACAATAGATGAAAACCCATTAACACTCAATTTAGCTCCTGTAGATATTGAAATGCTCTGTCAACAAGCTATCAATACCTTAGAAGAAGCAGCTAACAGACGCGAACAAGATATTCGCTTATCCATAGAACCAGGGCGCAGTCGCATCTTACCTCTAGATAAAGATAAAGTACGACAAATTTTATATCATCTGGTTTTTAATGTAATTCAAGTTTCCGCTACAGGAAGTGTTGTTCGCATTCATGTTTCTTACAAAGACAATTTAGTTAATATCACAGTTTGGGTTTCACATCCCTGGCTTGGGGACGGTATAACAGACGTAGAGCCTTACTTCCGTCTTAAGAGTTTAGCTCCCATGCTGGAGTTTACAGCAAGTACTTCCACTTATAGTAATGGCAATAGTTATTCCGATTTACCTGAGGATGTCTCCGATTTACCTGTAATGGTGGAAGAACCAACAGAGTTAAGTTCGCCTGTTTCAGATGTCCTTGCGATCGTCTCTGACTTAAATTCTACTAAATCATCCGCAAATGTGTCTCGTGAGAGCTTGGGTTTAGAACTTAGCTGTCGTTTAGCACACTTGCACGGCGGACAAATTTCGGTTCAAGGTTCATCAGAATCGGGGTATCGCTATGTACTCAGTTTACCCTTGGTAAGTTCGAGCACAGTAGAATCTTCAAGCGAATTTTAA
- a CDS encoding DegT/DnrJ/EryC1/StrS family aminotransferase yields the protein MNNVTVKVPFVDLSIQHQAIQSQLEQAIQSVIVQGDFVLGQALKDFEAAFAKAAGTEYGVGVASGTDAIALGLQACNIGLGDEVILPANTFVATLIGVLRAGAKPIFADCDPQTALIDLESAARVVTPNTKAIIPVHLYGQMVSPKQLLDFADAHKLLIFEDAAQAHLATREGYRAGSVGIAAAFSFYPSKNLGAFGDGGMLLTKDPDIAQKMVRLRNYGAAQKYIHIEPGTNSRLDTMQAAVLLQKLPHLPEWNRQRWNAAQQYDAELAHLASSGIIPIQNESGEGHIYHLYVIKVDSSCPVKRQQIQEKLAAAGIQTGIHYPIPCHLQPAFTYLGYELGDFPKAEMLSEQILSLPMYPGLSSTQVKEVVSEIGCIC from the coding sequence ATGAATAACGTAACTGTTAAAGTTCCATTTGTAGACCTCAGTATACAACATCAAGCAATTCAATCTCAATTAGAACAGGCAATCCAATCTGTAATAGTACAAGGAGACTTTGTATTGGGACAGGCGCTGAAAGATTTTGAAGCAGCGTTTGCCAAAGCAGCGGGAACAGAATACGGTGTTGGTGTTGCTTCGGGAACTGATGCGATCGCTCTTGGTTTGCAAGCCTGTAACATTGGTCTTGGAGATGAAGTAATTTTGCCAGCAAACACCTTTGTAGCGACTTTAATTGGGGTGTTACGTGCGGGAGCAAAACCGATTTTTGCAGATTGCGATCCACAAACAGCATTAATTGATTTAGAGTCAGCAGCCCGAGTGGTTACCCCTAACACCAAAGCCATTATCCCCGTACATCTCTACGGTCAGATGGTATCGCCAAAGCAGTTATTAGACTTTGCTGACGCACATAAACTCCTCATCTTTGAAGATGCGGCGCAAGCACATTTAGCAACAAGAGAAGGATATCGAGCAGGCTCTGTGGGGATAGCAGCAGCTTTTAGTTTCTATCCAAGCAAAAATTTAGGAGCATTTGGAGACGGAGGAATGCTCTTAACAAAAGATCCAGACATAGCACAAAAAATGGTTCGCTTGCGGAATTATGGTGCAGCGCAAAAATACATTCACATTGAACCAGGTACAAATAGCCGCTTGGACACGATGCAAGCTGCTGTGCTGCTTCAAAAGCTTCCACATTTACCGGAATGGAACCGCCAGCGTTGGAATGCAGCACAGCAGTACGACGCCGAACTAGCACATCTCGCATCAAGTGGCATTATTCCCATACAAAATGAAAGTGGAGAAGGACACATTTATCACCTTTACGTTATCAAAGTTGATAGTTCTTGTCCCGTGAAACGGCAACAAATTCAAGAAAAATTAGCTGCAGCAGGAATTCAGACGGGAATTCATTACCCAATTCCCTGCCATCTTCAACCAGCCTTTACCTATCTAGGTTATGAACTTGGGGATTTCCCTAAAGCCGAAATGCTATCAGAGCAAATATTATCTTTACCCATGTATCCTGGTTTAAGTAGCACTCAAGTTAAAGAAGTTGTGTCAGAAATTGGTTGCATCTGCTAA
- the crtB gene encoding cyanoexosortase B codes for MQIHRQLKKTNSSQLIILAILAILVLLYAPVLLQWWEGWIRKNISTEHEYFSHGIIGIPFAAYLAWKNRSRWQRLPNMSHPVGAFLLIVGAIFYLSGVSEWVNISFPAILAGICLWLKGVPGFKLQGFPLLLVFLATPTALPYLVAPYTLPLQSFIAGTAGFILSQFGLPVTVDGINIYTNGRIVEVAPYCAGLKMLFTTLYVGLMLLYWTGALSSRRTTVWFLSTAVVISVSANIIRNTLLTFFHGTGQEGAFQWLHDSWGGDLYSALMLLALVPTLNWLDERFHEVPKEKGLETGVSE; via the coding sequence ATGCAAATTCATCGTCAGCTAAAAAAAACAAATTCCTCACAATTGATAATCCTAGCAATACTGGCTATTCTAGTATTGCTTTACGCTCCGGTTTTACTGCAGTGGTGGGAAGGTTGGATCAGAAAAAATATTAGTACGGAACACGAGTATTTTAGCCATGGTATTATTGGGATTCCATTTGCTGCTTACTTAGCTTGGAAAAATCGCTCGAGATGGCAAAGGCTTCCCAATATGTCCCATCCCGTAGGAGCTTTTTTACTGATAGTAGGGGCAATTTTTTATCTGAGCGGTGTTAGTGAATGGGTGAACATATCATTCCCTGCAATCCTAGCAGGAATATGCTTGTGGTTAAAAGGAGTTCCCGGCTTTAAACTACAAGGATTTCCTTTGTTGCTAGTGTTTTTAGCAACACCAACAGCACTACCTTATCTTGTTGCTCCTTATACTTTACCGCTCCAAAGTTTTATCGCTGGTACTGCAGGTTTTATATTGAGTCAGTTTGGCTTACCAGTTACTGTCGATGGTATCAATATATATACAAATGGAAGAATTGTGGAGGTTGCGCCCTATTGTGCGGGATTAAAAATGTTGTTTACGACTCTTTATGTGGGCTTAATGCTACTTTACTGGACTGGTGCTTTATCTTCCCGCCGTACAACAGTTTGGTTTTTGTCTACAGCCGTTGTCATTAGTGTCAGCGCTAATATTATTCGCAATACGTTACTGACTTTCTTTCACGGTACGGGACAAGAGGGTGCTTTCCAATGGTTACATGACAGTTGGGGTGGAGACCTTTACTCTGCTTTGATGTTACTAGCATTAGTACCCACTTTAAATTGGCTCGACGAGCGTTTTCATGAAGTTCCAAAAGAGAAAGGGCTGGAAACTGGAGTATCTGAGTAA
- a CDS encoding cyanoexosortase B system-associated protein — translation MTSFSKFIKEKQFSQVVVLLLLLVLLALGAIPGYLKGRWEWNEPPRIVTLKELKEIRKTGISIPGWKTVEQREQEIGSNKWSYQLIEKEGQQTKAIVLLLPQNGPRNQPQVEWTEIDSLWQWQTAQNRAAEFTVTSPQASASANTEIKVQANFFRATANKQSFAVLQWYAWPTGGSASQISWFLADLSAQWHKHRAQWVAVCILLPMEPLGQVEKTWNEVKSIGQSIQGVLMSGPLNDSKVKSLKSK, via the coding sequence ATGACTTCCTTTTCCAAATTCATTAAGGAAAAACAGTTTTCCCAAGTAGTGGTGCTGTTACTGCTGCTCGTACTGTTGGCTCTAGGAGCTATTCCTGGTTATCTAAAAGGACGCTGGGAGTGGAACGAACCACCAAGAATCGTGACTCTCAAAGAATTGAAGGAGATACGCAAAACAGGAATATCTATTCCTGGCTGGAAAACTGTAGAACAACGGGAGCAAGAAATTGGCTCAAACAAGTGGTCTTACCAACTCATTGAAAAAGAAGGTCAGCAGACTAAAGCAATTGTGTTATTGCTACCACAAAACGGACCTAGAAATCAACCTCAAGTAGAATGGACAGAAATTGACAGTCTGTGGCAGTGGCAAACTGCTCAAAATCGTGCTGCTGAATTTACTGTCACATCACCTCAAGCATCGGCTTCTGCAAATACCGAAATTAAGGTACAAGCAAACTTTTTCCGTGCAACAGCAAACAAACAAAGTTTTGCGGTTTTGCAATGGTATGCTTGGCCTACTGGTGGCAGTGCATCACAGATATCTTGGTTTTTAGCTGATTTGTCAGCACAATGGCACAAGCATCGCGCTCAGTGGGTAGCAGTTTGTATTCTCCTTCCGATGGAACCTTTGGGACAAGTAGAAAAGACTTGGAATGAGGTGAAGTCAATCGGTCAATCAATCCAGGGTGTTTTAATGTCAGGACCTTTGAATGATTCAAAAGTCAAAAGTTTAAAGTCGAAATAA
- a CDS encoding polysaccharide biosynthesis/export family protein, producing MRIFSALSFIGLHVGVYLIAATVQPVAAQNIPTQELPPGSSTTPPRNILEEPRQIEPPTPPSGPEVDPSLSDGVSPQFTRYLLGPGDGVNVLIQRPSGKYRLGPGDGIAVSVQRFPDLSFQAIINPEGNIVVPLLGTVSLRGLTLEQAQEKIRVGLNRFVVDPIVALALTIQRPELSFTAQLNPEGNIIVPQVGTISLQGLTLDEAQEKIRLSSSRIYVDPVVSVSLAAQRPVQITISGEVTRPGIYSIASGLPRVGDALILAGGSSMTADLRQVQIRRRLVDGSVATQNVDLYTPLQNGGSVPNLRLQDGDAIVIPRREIAADDGYDRNLVSRSTLAVQQIRVRVLNYASGGIVTIPLPNGSNFLDALAGVNLDTANLRGIKLFRFDPERGRAIAQTLNARKALSGDSSQNVPLQDNDVIVIGRNLIGKITNAISLITRPFISINAFLDFFNDFGRD from the coding sequence ATGCGTATATTTAGCGCCCTATCTTTCATAGGTCTTCATGTTGGCGTCTATTTAATAGCAGCAACTGTTCAACCTGTTGCTGCTCAGAATATCCCAACTCAAGAGTTACCACCAGGATCGTCTACTACGCCTCCAAGGAATATTTTAGAAGAACCAAGACAAATTGAACCTCCTACACCTCCCTCTGGTCCTGAGGTCGATCCATCTCTAAGCGATGGCGTATCACCTCAATTTACCCGCTACCTCTTAGGACCGGGGGATGGTGTCAACGTTTTAATTCAGCGCCCTTCTGGTAAGTACCGCTTGGGACCGGGAGATGGTATCGCTGTTTCAGTTCAACGCTTTCCGGATCTGAGCTTTCAAGCTATCATCAACCCTGAAGGAAACATTGTAGTCCCTTTATTAGGAACAGTTTCACTCAGAGGCTTGACCTTGGAACAAGCTCAAGAAAAAATTCGTGTTGGCTTAAATCGATTTGTTGTCGATCCTATTGTGGCATTAGCTCTGACGATACAACGTCCGGAGTTAAGCTTTACGGCTCAACTAAACCCAGAAGGCAATATTATCGTGCCACAAGTGGGAACAATATCTTTGCAAGGTTTAACTTTGGATGAAGCCCAAGAAAAAATTCGTCTGAGTTCAAGCCGCATCTATGTCGATCCAGTTGTGTCAGTATCCCTAGCCGCACAGCGTCCGGTTCAAATTACCATTAGTGGAGAAGTGACACGACCGGGAATTTATTCTATTGCTTCCGGGCTTCCTCGTGTTGGGGATGCTTTAATCTTAGCTGGAGGTTCTTCGATGACGGCAGACCTGCGACAAGTACAAATACGCAGGCGCTTGGTTGATGGTTCTGTCGCTACACAAAATGTTGACCTATACACTCCCTTGCAAAATGGAGGTTCGGTACCAAATTTACGCTTGCAAGATGGCGATGCTATTGTGATTCCCCGTCGGGAAATTGCTGCAGACGATGGTTACGATCGCAACTTGGTGTCTCGTTCAACTTTAGCAGTACAGCAAATAAGAGTCAGGGTATTAAATTATGCCTCAGGAGGGATCGTCACAATACCACTACCGAATGGGAGTAATTTTTTAGACGCCTTAGCAGGGGTGAATCTTGATACTGCTAACCTCAGAGGGATCAAACTGTTTCGTTTCGATCCGGAACGCGGTAGAGCTATTGCTCAAACCCTCAATGCCAGAAAAGCACTTTCAGGCGACTCATCTCAGAATGTACCACTTCAAGATAACGATGTCATCGTAATAGGTCGGAACTTGATAGGTAAAATTACAAATGCTATCAGTCTGATTACCCGTCCTTTCATCAGTATCAATGCTTTCCTCGACTTCTTTAACGACTTTGGTCGTGATTAA